The proteins below come from a single Oerskovia jenensis genomic window:
- a CDS encoding HU family DNA-binding protein, with the protein MSLNKSELVSAIAAKSDLTKAQAENALNAFQEVLVESLGKGEAVKVTGLLSVERVERAARTGRNPRTGEEIQIPAGFGVKISAGSLLKKAVTK; encoded by the coding sequence ATGTCGCTCAACAAGTCTGAGCTCGTCTCGGCCATCGCCGCAAAGTCCGACCTCACCAAGGCTCAGGCCGAGAACGCCCTCAACGCGTTCCAGGAAGTCCTCGTCGAGTCGCTCGGCAAGGGCGAGGCCGTCAAGGTCACCGGCCTCCTCTCCGTCGAGCGTGTCGAGCGCGCCGCTCGCACGGGCCGCAACCCCCGCACCGGCGAGGAGATCCAGATCCCCGCTGGCTTCGGAGTCAAGATCAGCGCCGGCAGCCTCCTGAAGAAGGCCGTCACCAAGTGA
- a CDS encoding type B 50S ribosomal protein L31: MKKDIHPEYGPVVFRDISADFAFLTRSTLAGGSASGPGRPDKTIVWTDGNTYPVVDVDISSASHPFYTGTARVVDTAGRVEKFRQRYGKGATGGAAKSEGR, translated from the coding sequence ATGAAGAAGGACATCCACCCCGAGTACGGGCCGGTCGTGTTCCGCGACATCTCGGCCGACTTCGCGTTCCTGACCCGGTCCACGCTCGCCGGAGGCTCGGCGTCCGGTCCGGGCCGCCCGGACAAGACGATCGTGTGGACCGACGGCAACACCTACCCGGTGGTCGACGTCGACATCTCGAGCGCGAGCCACCCGTTCTACACGGGCACCGCGCGCGTCGTGGACACCGCCGGGCGCGTCGAGAAGTTCCGTCAGCGGTACGGCAAGGGCGCCACGGGAGGTGCCGCGAAGAGCGAGGGTCGCTGA
- the rpmB gene encoding 50S ribosomal protein L28, translating to MSAVCQVLGTSPGFGRSISHSHVRTRRRFDPNVQHKRYWVPSLGRHVRLRVSAQGIRTIDRRGIDVVVAGIIARGEKV from the coding sequence ATGTCCGCCGTCTGCCAGGTGCTCGGCACCTCGCCGGGGTTCGGCCGCTCGATCTCGCACTCGCACGTGCGGACGCGGCGTCGCTTCGACCCCAACGTCCAGCACAAGCGCTACTGGGTGCCGTCCCTGGGCCGGCATGTCAGGCTGAGAGTGAGCGCCCAGGGGATCAGGACGATCGACCGTCGAGGGATCGACGTGGTCGTCGCCGGAATCATCGCTCGAGGGGAGAAGGTCTGA
- the rpmG gene encoding 50S ribosomal protein L33, producing MAARTELRPVVRMRSTAGTGYTYVTRKNRRNDPDRLTLLKYDPVARRHVAFREER from the coding sequence ATGGCAGCACGCACCGAGCTGCGCCCCGTGGTCAGGATGCGTTCGACCGCAGGGACCGGGTACACCTACGTGACCCGCAAGAACCGCCGCAACGACCCGGACCGGCTGACCCTGCTCAAGTACGACCCGGTGGCGCGACGGCACGTCGCGTTCCGCGAGGAACGGTAA
- a CDS encoding CobW family GTP-binding protein, whose product MPADIPGNPRPSGTRVPLSVLATIDPVLRDTAIFGLVTDTPRSVALRHDLHAEDGTLRRVVVDATGVVEDTLVELEHACLSCAVREDAIPTLHELAHDGRWDQVLLALPVAAEPLPVVRALDAAARPGGALDGLRLATVLTVVDLAAVETDLLDDDLLEERGLALAPTDHRSVGEVLAAQVEHADLVVTTGAPPAPDLRDTPGAAVTPGSPGLPVPPSTPDGATHLGGHAAVRAAWDGRRASARTGSGLVDRLRPDTSTRADGLEGLTFADLSAASHDAADAERRAHPLGVRAAVGQDAATGTWTLELISDLPFDPERLLHQVRRLGTGRLRSRGVFWVPNRPDSMCAWDGAGGQLSIGAVGTWDAIAPRTRLVFTGAADSADDRAALVAAFDEILSTREEVADGGLRWLGREDVLAPWLGERSDAL is encoded by the coding sequence ATGCCCGCAGATATTCCCGGGAACCCCCGCCCGTCCGGGACCCGCGTCCCGCTCAGCGTGCTCGCCACGATCGACCCCGTGCTGCGCGACACCGCGATCTTCGGCCTCGTGACCGACACGCCACGATCGGTCGCGCTGCGACACGACCTCCACGCCGAGGACGGCACCCTGCGGCGCGTGGTCGTGGACGCGACCGGGGTCGTCGAGGACACGCTCGTCGAGCTCGAGCACGCGTGCCTGTCGTGCGCGGTCCGCGAGGACGCGATCCCCACGCTCCACGAGCTCGCGCACGACGGCCGCTGGGACCAGGTCCTCCTCGCGCTCCCCGTGGCCGCCGAGCCCCTGCCCGTGGTGCGCGCGCTCGACGCCGCCGCCCGCCCCGGCGGCGCGCTCGACGGGCTGCGGCTCGCCACGGTCCTCACGGTCGTCGACCTGGCCGCGGTCGAGACCGACCTCCTCGACGACGACCTGCTCGAGGAGCGCGGGCTCGCGCTCGCCCCCACGGACCACCGCTCGGTCGGCGAGGTCCTCGCCGCCCAGGTCGAGCACGCCGACCTCGTGGTCACGACCGGCGCACCGCCGGCACCCGACCTCCGCGACACGCCGGGGGCGGCCGTCACGCCCGGCTCCCCCGGGCTGCCGGTCCCGCCCAGCACGCCCGACGGCGCCACGCACCTGGGTGGGCACGCGGCGGTCCGGGCCGCGTGGGACGGGCGCCGCGCGAGCGCACGCACCGGATCGGGACTCGTGGACCGCCTGCGCCCGGACACCTCGACGCGGGCCGACGGCCTCGAAGGGCTCACCTTCGCCGACCTGTCCGCGGCGTCGCACGACGCGGCCGACGCCGAACGGCGCGCACACCCGCTCGGGGTGCGCGCCGCCGTCGGGCAGGACGCCGCGACGGGGACCTGGACCCTGGAGCTGATCTCCGACCTGCCCTTCGACCCCGAGCGCCTCCTCCACCAGGTCCGGCGCCTGGGCACCGGGCGCCTGCGCAGCCGTGGCGTGTTCTGGGTGCCCAACCGGCCCGACTCGATGTGCGCGTGGGACGGCGCGGGCGGTCAGCTCAGCATCGGGGCGGTCGGGACCTGGGACGCGATCGCGCCCCGCACCCGGCTGGTCTTCACGGGAGCGGCCGACTCGGCCGACGACCGCGCGGCCCTGGTCGCCGCGTTCGACGAGATCCTCTCCACGCGCGAGGAGGTCGCCGACGGCGGCCTGCGGTGGCTCGGCCGCGAGGACGTGCTCGCGCCGTGGCTCGGTGAGCGCAGCGACGCCCTCTGA
- the rpsN gene encoding 30S ribosomal protein S14 encodes MAKKSKIARNAQREVIVARYAERRAELKRIIASPSASDAEKEAATTELRKQPRDASATRLRNRDVVDGRPRAYNRRFGLSRIRLRDMAHRGELPGVTKSSW; translated from the coding sequence ATGGCCAAGAAGTCCAAGATCGCACGCAACGCCCAGCGCGAGGTGATCGTCGCCCGGTACGCCGAGCGGCGCGCCGAGCTCAAGAGGATCATCGCGTCGCCCAGCGCGTCGGACGCCGAGAAGGAGGCCGCCACGACCGAGCTGCGCAAGCAGCCGCGCGACGCGAGCGCGACCCGCTTGCGCAACCGCGACGTCGTCGACGGCAGGCCGCGTGCGTACAACCGGCGTTTCGGGCTCTCCCGCATCAGGCTGCGCGACATGGCGCACCGCGGGGAGCTGCCGGGCGTCACCAAGTCCAGCTGGTAG
- a CDS encoding YibE/F family protein, which translates to MSHHHGHSHTSSAALPATRRVRVVLAAILVPALLLTIVGLVALWPRSADLPDQIPFTAQGTHVVRGVVTGEAEVETGLVPVRLDDGTETEVVAPPEYVHHGFDVGDRLRMLYISQAEGDGSTPYAFLDFERGIPIAVLAIAYAALVLAVARLRGLAALAGLVVALVTIGQFTLPALLAGQNVLAVALVTSSAVMFVVLYVAHGFTVRTSTAMVGTLVGLVLTAVLAWWGASTSHITGLTSEESLWLPSYAPAIDLQGIAICGIVLAGMGVLNDVTITQASTVWELRALAPWASRRELFTRAMRIGRDHIASTVYTIAFAYVGAALPLLMAVWLSDQSLGVNLTSGEIAEEVVRTLVGSIGLVLAIPLTTAIAAVTVPTEPAASRSPVEPAGPTEPAGPTAPAGRTAPDGSVVPTGPADDLARSTPFT; encoded by the coding sequence ATGAGCCACCATCACGGGCACTCCCACACGAGCAGCGCTGCGCTGCCCGCGACGCGGCGGGTCCGGGTCGTGCTCGCGGCGATCCTCGTCCCCGCGCTGCTCCTGACGATCGTCGGGCTCGTCGCGCTCTGGCCCCGCTCTGCCGACCTGCCCGACCAGATCCCGTTCACCGCGCAGGGCACCCACGTGGTGCGGGGCGTCGTGACGGGCGAGGCCGAGGTCGAGACGGGGCTCGTGCCCGTCCGTCTGGACGACGGCACCGAGACGGAGGTCGTGGCCCCGCCCGAGTACGTCCATCACGGCTTCGACGTCGGCGACCGCCTCCGGATGCTCTACATCTCCCAGGCCGAGGGCGACGGCAGCACCCCCTACGCCTTCCTCGACTTCGAGCGCGGGATACCGATCGCCGTGCTCGCCATCGCGTACGCGGCGCTCGTGCTCGCGGTCGCCCGGCTGCGAGGGCTCGCGGCGCTCGCGGGGCTCGTGGTCGCGCTCGTGACGATCGGCCAGTTCACGCTGCCCGCGCTCCTCGCGGGGCAGAACGTCCTGGCCGTGGCGCTCGTGACGTCGTCGGCCGTCATGTTCGTGGTGCTCTACGTCGCGCACGGGTTCACGGTCCGGACCTCGACCGCGATGGTCGGGACCCTCGTGGGCCTCGTCCTGACCGCGGTCCTCGCGTGGTGGGGCGCCTCGACCTCGCACATCACCGGGCTCACGTCCGAGGAGTCCCTGTGGCTCCCGTCCTACGCGCCGGCGATCGACCTGCAGGGCATCGCGATCTGCGGGATCGTCCTCGCGGGCATGGGCGTGCTCAACGACGTGACGATCACGCAGGCCTCGACCGTCTGGGAGCTGCGCGCGCTCGCGCCCTGGGCGTCGCGGCGCGAGCTCTTCACGCGGGCCATGCGGATCGGGCGCGACCACATCGCCTCGACCGTCTACACCATCGCGTTCGCGTACGTCGGCGCGGCCCTGCCGCTGCTCATGGCCGTCTGGCTGTCCGACCAGTCGCTCGGCGTGAACCTCACGTCGGGCGAGATCGCGGAGGAGGTCGTCCGGACGCTCGTCGGGTCCATCGGGCTCGTGCTCGCGATCCCGCTCACCACGGCCATCGCAGCCGTCACGGTGCCGACCGAGCCGGCCGCGTCCCGGTCGCCCGTCGAGCCTGCCGGGCCGACGGAGCCTGCCGGGCCGACGGCACCCGCCGGACGGACCGCGCCGGACGGGTCCGTCGTGCCGACCGGACCGGCGGACGACCTGGCTCGGAGCACGCCCTTCACCTGA
- a CDS encoding Lrp/AsnC family transcriptional regulator — MRSYDAVDLDLLVALAKDPRGTIVALAERLRLSRNTVHARMAHLEEAGAFLDFDRRISPEFLGHPLTAFIEVEVKQKELGRIVATLAEIPEVLQAHGRSGTSDLRVLVACRTTDHLFRIDAAILAIDGVERTETSLSMGELIPYRVRPLIERARKAL; from the coding sequence GTGCGCAGCTACGATGCCGTCGACCTCGATCTCCTCGTCGCGCTCGCGAAGGACCCGCGCGGCACGATCGTCGCGCTGGCCGAGCGCCTGCGGCTCTCGCGCAACACGGTGCACGCACGCATGGCCCACCTCGAGGAGGCCGGAGCGTTCCTCGACTTCGACCGGCGCATCAGCCCGGAGTTCCTGGGCCACCCCCTGACCGCGTTCATCGAGGTCGAGGTCAAGCAGAAGGAGCTGGGTCGCATCGTGGCGACGCTCGCGGAGATCCCCGAGGTGCTCCAGGCGCACGGGCGCAGCGGCACCTCGGACCTGCGGGTCCTGGTCGCGTGCCGCACCACGGACCACCTGTTCCGCATCGACGCGGCGATCCTCGCGATCGACGGGGTCGAGCGCACCGAGACGTCGCTCTCGATGGGAGAGCTCATCCCGTACCGGGTGCGGCCCCTGATCGAGCGGGCGCGCAAGGCGCTCTAG
- a CDS encoding SCO7613 C-terminal domain-containing membrane protein: MSELWVEVATSRLRDQHACPGCGATLTSTRCEDCGLVLTGPWAVEVLKASREAAFALERRASALRALRTAEERGLVQDPGPRPGTSRVGGPATAPQGTAPERAAVHKPPTGPSPVVPGRPRPVAPQPLTPVHGRGPTSATAATAGTAPTRSSLGLQPILASAGAGLLAVATIVFVFFTLADDLAVRALVTGVVTLLALATAAFLRTRGMGASAESIGALGVVLLLVDVELVLSARLLGGADPALVRGLLLLLVVAGLLVGGHRVRLRSWVAAGLILSPVVPVVLAGTFDGLTTSTFAAFSVALLASSLVTVLDLPVLRRSRERLGSPLTLEQTVLEVARSLAFPTAVVLALLVPPVPGLPGWSGAALLVLVAAGTACVLARCTGQRVWWWATGGTTVLVGALLGVGTHPVWLGSVPVAALLAGAALVGVATWARVGGRTRSALVAGGSAVFGLATLPAAAYGLTGLLVPVSTIRPAGTTWSFTTDRLAEVGTLDDAATTAALVGVAALLLAMLAVGRLDLGPAAPKISGPGSAHRWAREAEPAPTAPAVPARTGLARAAGDAAPWTALVLALGVALHPAWAAVTSFAVLAVVALALFVVAGRFVQARRAADPAATGTSAAPETSTPVAPAPAPRTPWPLGSWAAAALTGGFVATALTALVSWSARPTVVLSGAVVLALALFARRYVPTLAHPFLVAAGYAYALLVLGTTLGWTGLGGTEAVAVVSITASVVAIVVTRVRAVGQPSWWAVLVTTSVPFLLGVATVLDERSWWSAAAAATMLALEGVLVLTRRSEMARAVRVAAAGLLLPTASVVLVCLGAELVPGSASPVVLPLVAILTAAAVVGVPSAQAYLTARGLPERHVLDAGRAVEVSVLVTACLTVLLALVRVAAGPETAAVVFLVLGAGAAVVAGRPTRRWAWWVAGAMWVGALWSLLALFDVGLVEAYTAPPALAAVVVGGFLARRALTGWRLVLSGLGLLVLPSLLVSILVPEGDAWRDPAVLTLGLVLVAGGEAARRLAARGARVSAVWAADAASHLALAAILASVAGLVAALRSVQEAGGDDPTRTYLVALAWSAAGAALAALAGARLVAVVAPWGGADRGSQGPDGAAPLDPALRRWWAAPALVLAVVGPVGAVGESWTAISIAWLVEAALLALVVHTVRRAVARPDELRWPPTWFVWLLALTAAIGAWSPRELRVEVFSLPLGAGLLVAGYLAFAATTGGVPVVTRPRLTDWPVGYVGSWRTLAVGIAATLGPSVVATSTDARTWRAVLVIGLALAAVLVGTRFHLAAPFVLGVVVLPVEILVVFVGQLGTAVSAGPWMLTLTAAGGLLLIIAVYYERRMAAFDGAAAYLRDLR, from the coding sequence ATGAGTGAACTGTGGGTCGAGGTCGCGACGTCGCGGCTTCGTGACCAGCACGCCTGCCCTGGTTGCGGCGCCACCCTGACGTCGACGAGGTGCGAGGACTGCGGCCTGGTCCTGACCGGCCCCTGGGCCGTCGAGGTGCTGAAGGCGTCGCGTGAGGCAGCCTTCGCGCTCGAGCGCCGGGCCTCGGCGCTGCGCGCGCTGCGCACGGCCGAGGAACGTGGGCTCGTCCAGGATCCTGGCCCCCGCCCGGGCACGAGCAGGGTCGGCGGCCCTGCCACCGCCCCGCAGGGCACGGCCCCGGAGAGGGCAGCGGTCCACAAGCCTCCGACCGGACCTTCGCCTGTCGTCCCCGGCCGACCACGCCCCGTCGCCCCACAGCCCCTGACGCCTGTGCACGGACGAGGTCCGACCTCGGCCACCGCAGCCACCGCGGGCACCGCCCCGACCCGGTCGAGCCTCGGGCTCCAGCCCATCCTCGCGAGCGCGGGGGCAGGCCTGCTCGCGGTCGCCACGATCGTGTTCGTCTTCTTCACGCTCGCGGACGACCTCGCGGTGCGCGCTCTCGTCACGGGCGTCGTGACGCTCCTCGCGCTCGCGACGGCCGCGTTCCTGCGGACGCGGGGGATGGGGGCGTCGGCCGAGTCGATCGGCGCGCTCGGCGTCGTGCTGCTGCTCGTCGACGTCGAGCTCGTGCTGAGCGCGCGCCTGCTCGGCGGCGCCGACCCGGCGCTCGTGCGGGGCCTCCTGCTGCTCCTGGTCGTCGCGGGCCTCCTGGTCGGCGGCCACCGGGTACGCCTGCGGAGCTGGGTCGCGGCAGGACTGATCCTCAGCCCGGTCGTGCCCGTGGTCCTCGCGGGCACGTTCGACGGCCTGACCACCTCGACCTTCGCCGCGTTCTCGGTCGCGCTCCTGGCGTCCTCGCTCGTGACCGTGCTCGACCTGCCCGTCCTGCGGCGCTCCCGCGAGCGGCTCGGATCGCCCCTGACCCTCGAGCAGACCGTGCTCGAGGTCGCGCGCTCCCTCGCGTTCCCCACGGCCGTGGTCCTGGCGCTGCTCGTGCCGCCGGTCCCGGGGCTCCCGGGCTGGAGCGGGGCCGCGCTGCTCGTGCTGGTGGCCGCGGGCACGGCCTGCGTGCTGGCCCGGTGCACCGGGCAGCGCGTGTGGTGGTGGGCCACGGGAGGGACGACGGTCCTCGTGGGGGCGCTCCTGGGCGTCGGGACCCACCCGGTGTGGCTGGGGAGCGTCCCGGTCGCGGCGCTGCTCGCGGGGGCCGCCCTGGTCGGCGTCGCGACCTGGGCCCGGGTCGGCGGCCGCACACGCTCCGCGCTCGTGGCCGGCGGGTCGGCCGTCTTCGGCCTCGCCACGCTGCCCGCGGCGGCGTACGGGCTGACGGGTCTGCTCGTGCCGGTCTCGACGATCCGGCCGGCCGGCACCACGTGGTCGTTCACGACGGACCGCCTCGCCGAGGTCGGGACGCTCGACGACGCCGCGACCACGGCAGCGCTGGTCGGGGTCGCGGCCCTCCTGCTCGCGATGCTCGCGGTCGGCCGCCTGGACCTGGGACCGGCGGCACCGAAGATCTCCGGTCCGGGGTCCGCCCACCGGTGGGCTCGCGAGGCTGAGCCGGCGCCGACCGCACCGGCGGTCCCCGCTCGGACCGGACTCGCGCGCGCTGCGGGGGACGCCGCGCCGTGGACCGCGCTCGTGCTCGCCCTCGGGGTGGCGCTGCACCCTGCCTGGGCTGCGGTCACGAGCTTCGCGGTCCTCGCGGTCGTGGCGCTCGCACTGTTCGTGGTCGCAGGCCGGTTCGTGCAGGCTCGCCGGGCCGCGGACCCCGCAGCCACAGGTACGTCGGCCGCCCCGGAGACCTCGACCCCGGTGGCCCCCGCCCCGGCGCCCCGCACCCCGTGGCCCCTGGGCTCCTGGGCTGCCGCCGCGCTCACGGGCGGCTTCGTCGCGACGGCGCTCACGGCCCTCGTGTCCTGGTCGGCGCGTCCGACCGTGGTCCTGAGCGGCGCCGTCGTGCTCGCGCTGGCGCTCTTCGCCCGCCGGTACGTGCCCACCCTGGCGCACCCGTTCCTCGTGGCCGCCGGCTACGCCTACGCGCTGCTGGTCCTCGGGACGACGCTCGGGTGGACGGGCCTCGGCGGGACCGAGGCCGTGGCCGTCGTGTCGATCACTGCCTCGGTCGTCGCGATCGTCGTCACGCGGGTCCGTGCCGTCGGGCAGCCGTCGTGGTGGGCCGTGCTCGTCACGACGTCGGTGCCGTTCCTGCTGGGGGTCGCGACCGTGCTCGACGAACGCAGCTGGTGGTCCGCGGCCGCCGCGGCCACGATGCTCGCGCTCGAGGGCGTCCTCGTCCTGACCCGGCGGTCGGAGATGGCGCGAGCGGTCCGGGTGGCCGCGGCGGGGCTCCTGCTCCCGACGGCGTCGGTCGTCCTGGTCTGTCTCGGCGCCGAGCTCGTGCCCGGCAGCGCGTCCCCCGTGGTGCTGCCGCTCGTCGCGATCCTGACCGCTGCGGCCGTGGTCGGCGTGCCGTCCGCCCAGGCGTACCTGACGGCGCGAGGGCTCCCCGAACGGCACGTGCTCGACGCGGGACGTGCGGTCGAGGTGAGCGTGCTCGTGACCGCGTGCCTCACGGTGCTGCTGGCCCTGGTGCGCGTCGCGGCGGGCCCCGAGACCGCTGCCGTCGTCTTCCTCGTCCTGGGCGCCGGGGCCGCGGTCGTCGCCGGACGGCCGACCCGCCGGTGGGCGTGGTGGGTCGCGGGCGCGATGTGGGTCGGTGCCCTGTGGTCGCTGCTCGCGCTCTTCGACGTCGGGCTCGTCGAGGCCTACACCGCGCCGCCTGCGCTCGCCGCGGTCGTGGTCGGGGGGTTCCTGGCACGGCGCGCGCTCACCGGGTGGCGTCTCGTGCTGAGCGGGCTCGGGCTGCTCGTGCTGCCCTCGCTGCTCGTGTCGATCCTCGTCCCCGAGGGGGACGCCTGGCGCGACCCCGCGGTCCTCACGCTCGGCCTGGTCCTCGTCGCGGGAGGTGAGGCGGCTCGTCGTCTCGCGGCGCGCGGCGCACGCGTGAGCGCGGTCTGGGCGGCCGACGCCGCCTCCCACCTCGCGCTCGCCGCGATCCTCGCGTCGGTCGCGGGGCTCGTCGCGGCGCTCCGGTCGGTCCAGGAGGCGGGCGGCGACGACCCGACCCGGACCTACCTCGTCGCGCTCGCCTGGTCCGCGGCGGGGGCGGCGCTCGCGGCGCTCGCGGGTGCTCGCCTGGTCGCGGTGGTCGCGCCGTGGGGCGGTGCCGACCGGGGGAGCCAGGGGCCGGACGGCGCCGCACCGCTCGACCCGGCCCTTCGCCGGTGGTGGGCCGCGCCCGCGCTGGTGCTCGCCGTCGTCGGGCCGGTCGGAGCCGTGGGGGAGAGCTGGACCGCGATCTCGATCGCGTGGCTCGTCGAGGCCGCTCTGCTCGCGCTCGTGGTGCACACCGTGCGCCGAGCCGTGGCGCGGCCTGACGAGCTGCGCTGGCCCCCGACCTGGTTCGTGTGGCTGCTCGCGCTCACGGCCGCGATCGGGGCGTGGAGCCCGCGCGAGCTCCGCGTCGAGGTCTTCTCGCTGCCGCTCGGTGCGGGACTGCTCGTCGCGGGGTACCTGGCGTTCGCCGCGACGACGGGCGGTGTGCCGGTCGTGACGCGGCCCCGGCTCACCGACTGGCCCGTGGGGTACGTCGGGTCGTGGCGCACCCTCGCCGTGGGGATCGCCGCGACGCTCGGGCCCTCGGTCGTGGCGACCTCCACCGACGCCCGCACGTGGCGGGCCGTGCTCGTGATCGGGCTCGCGCTCGCGGCGGTGCTGGTCGGGACCCGGTTCCACCTCGCCGCGCCGTTCGTGCTGGGCGTCGTGGTGCTGCCGGTCGAGATCCTCGTGGTGTTCGTGGGCCAGCTCGGCACGGCCGTCTCGGCCGGGCCGTGGATGCTCACGCTGACGGCCGCGGGCGGGCTGCTGCTCATCATCGCGGTGTACTACGAGCGGCGCATGGCCGCGTTCGACGGTGCGGCGGCGTACCTGCGCGACCTGCGGTAG